The following proteins are encoded in a genomic region of Ictalurus furcatus strain D&B chromosome 6, Billie_1.0, whole genome shotgun sequence:
- the ybey gene encoding endoribonuclease YbeY isoform X1, with amino-acid sequence MVVLLRNLQHVVPIRRARLRKDVETLKRILGVQRFDLGIVCVDNRKIQHINNIYRKKNMPTDVLSFPFYEDLRPGKLPCALHGDEYNLGDIFLGVEYVMQQCQERSWDFHGTLTVVAAHGICHLLGYRHETEEEWDEMFQKENYILREFNRLTGSHLEPLTKRCTGDG; translated from the exons atggTTGTACTTCTGCGAAACCTACAACACGTTGTTCCGATTCGACGTGCCAGGTTGCGCAAAGACGTGGAGACGCTGAAACGCATTTTGGGCGTTCAGAGATTTGACCTGGGCATCGTGTGTGTGGACAACCGCAAAATCCAACACATCAACAACATCTACAGGAAAAAGAACATGCCCACAGATGTGCTCTCATTCCCCTTTTATGAG GACTTGAGGCCAGGCAAGCTCCCATGCGCCCTCCACGGAGATGAGTATAATTTAGGAGATATTTTCTTGGGAGTAGAATATGTAATGCAACAGTGTCAAGAAAgatcctgggattttcacggaACCCTCACA GTAGTAGCTGCACATGGAATCTGTCACTTGCTTGGGTACAGACATGAGACTGAGGAGGAGTGGGATGAG ATGTTTCAGAAAGAAAATTACATCCTACGGGAGTTCAACAGACTAACCGGCAGTCATCTTGAGCCTCTAACAAAGAGATGCACAGGAGACGGGTGA
- the ybey gene encoding endoribonuclease YbeY isoform X2, translated as MSNIPSNDHFTVNTGLWLRKDVETLKRILGVQRFDLGIVCVDNRKIQHINNIYRKKNMPTDVLSFPFYEDLRPGKLPCALHGDEYNLGDIFLGVEYVMQQCQERSWDFHGTLTVVAAHGICHLLGYRHETEEEWDEMFQKENYILREFNRLTGSHLEPLTKRCTGDG; from the exons ATGAGTAATATACCGAGTAATGACCACTTCACTGTGAACACCGGTTTATG GTTGCGCAAAGACGTGGAGACGCTGAAACGCATTTTGGGCGTTCAGAGATTTGACCTGGGCATCGTGTGTGTGGACAACCGCAAAATCCAACACATCAACAACATCTACAGGAAAAAGAACATGCCCACAGATGTGCTCTCATTCCCCTTTTATGAG GACTTGAGGCCAGGCAAGCTCCCATGCGCCCTCCACGGAGATGAGTATAATTTAGGAGATATTTTCTTGGGAGTAGAATATGTAATGCAACAGTGTCAAGAAAgatcctgggattttcacggaACCCTCACA GTAGTAGCTGCACATGGAATCTGTCACTTGCTTGGGTACAGACATGAGACTGAGGAGGAGTGGGATGAG ATGTTTCAGAAAGAAAATTACATCCTACGGGAGTTCAACAGACTAACCGGCAGTCATCTTGAGCCTCTAACAAAGAGATGCACAGGAGACGGGTGA
- the usp37 gene encoding ubiquitin carboxyl-terminal hydrolase 37 isoform X1, whose translation MTFLMSGRKLARPGAGFLAAYFRCEFSHSRHYSNNNITLGRHRRMPVKFSPGYIARSFGRVTRAYFFTPGRRFFFLLRDTGLICSSVHSAALMAVALPKLSSGGAVRIRFTSLDVGTTKWREGVFEVHERDNKSNLVLKFSSGGAPKHFQLSHNVKNVVLGPIHSQNRLSLTLKDSSVVILERLPITVAKKLKEYLEMIKQGKQTAYKRNQGSASFGLVLGNRTPQNDPGLSSSEKQITPRRSSLDNREENTPRKPLGSPSRVTSTPVRGGLSENRSEKRKRLMNSDTDLTEDYPKENDSSSNNKAISDTSRKFLHSYKEKQKQSEENRASAAPLGSAPLQPSSFYGSRTGTKDYTQTHSLLDRPASTNQSPAAKRSLVLPNHSTPFKKVRSSLDYGGWNKLRPSALTQPQPPLQGFSNLGNTCYMNAILQSLFSLPSFSNDLLKQGIQWKRVPMNALLRRFAHLLLKKDISSPEVKKDLLRRVKNAISSTAERFSGYMQNDAHEFLSQCLDQLKEDVEKVNKSCRIDSSAWDEPQGTRLTEETDTSRIYTCPVTVNMEFEVQHTIVCKSCGEVITKREQFNDLSIDLPRKKKTLPLRSIQDSLDLFFRMEEIEYSCEKCNGKSASVAHKFSRLPRVLILHLKRYSYNAQLSLNSKLGQQVLIPKYLTLLSHCTENTRPPLNLGWRVQTALSRTLKTAQSVNNSTLRKGSVKCENTGNITCDSDSEEELIRKVSHKRRLSECLTDDDRTEELQQSSPMDQSEFTGMNDDEMLAAVLEMSRQDAGPSIDDPTSSPDTGFGDTDAQELTQHLELLEGDKTSGDMLGSLDLTMDDNKENQTPDGGQGELDWAQQYSLDQEREEQELQQALAQSLQEHEAREMREEDDLKRATELSLQEFNNSLPDLLCSDDDSGNEDALEMEYSEAEAEELKRNAESGELANSFRLISVVSHIGTSSSSGHYISDVYDMKKQSWLTYNDLDVSRTQESTIQRDRDRSGYIFFYMHKNVFEELSELEKAGGSTDASRTVLQPL comes from the exons ATGACTTTTCTTATGAGCGGCAGAAAACTCGCGAGACCGGGGGCAGGTTTTCTCGCCGCCTATTTCCGGTGTGAATTTTCACATTCCCGCCATTACTCCAACAACAACATAACGCTGGGCCGTCACCGCCGCATGCCGGTAAAATTTAGTCCAGGGTACATAGCGAGATCATTTGGGAGAGTTACTCGGGCTTATTTCTTTACGCCTGGAAGGAG gtttttttttttgttgagggaCACTGGACTCATCTGTTCATCTGTCCACTCCGCCGCACTAATGGCTGTTGCCTTGCCGAAACTGAGCAGTGGTGGTGCTGTCCGCATCCGCTTTACCAGCCTGGACGTGGGCACGACCAAATGGAGAGAGGGTGTATTTGAGGTCCACGAGAGAGACAACAAAAGCAATCTGGTGTTGAAGTTTAGCAGTGGTGGCGCACCAAAACATTTCCAG TTGAGCCACAATGTGAAGAATGTTGTTTTGGGGCCCATCCACAGTCAAAACCGCTTGTCGTTGACACTGAAGGACTCAAGTGTTGTCATTTTGGAAAGATTGCCCATCACGGTCGCCAAAAAACTGAAGGAATATCTGGAGATGATTAAACAAGGGAAGCAAACAG cttaTAAGAGAAATCAGGGAAGTGCCAGTTTTGGATTAGTTCTTGGGAACCGAACACCACAGAATGACCCAGGTTTATCTTCATCAGAAAAGCAG ATAACACCACGCAGGTCGAGTTTGGACAACAGAGAAGAGAACACACCACGAAAGCCTCTTGGGAGTCCAAGCAGAGTCACATCAACACCTGTTCGTGGTGGACTATCAGAAAACAG GagtgagaaaaggaaaaggTTGATGAACTCTGATACTGATTTAACTGAGGACTACCCCAAAGAAAATGACTCCTCTAG CAACAATAAGGCCATTTCAGACACTTCCCGGAAGTTTCTCCACagttacaaagaaaaacagaagcagTCCGAGGAGAACAGGGCTTCAG CAGCTCCCCTTGGCTCTGCACCCCTTCAGCCATCATCCTTTTATGGCAGTAGAACAGGAACTAAagattacacacaaacacattcgcTACTGGACAG GCCTGCCAGTACAAACCAATCACCTGCAGCTAAAAGAAGCCTGGTGTTGCCCAATCACTCCACTCCCTTTAAGAAAGTCCGCTCATCTCTGGATTATGGAGGATGGAACAAGCTGAGACCCTCTGCTCTTACTCAGCCTCAGCCTCCATTACAAGG ATTCTCCAACCTGGGAAACACTTGCTACATGAATGCCATACTGCAATCACTGTTCAGCCTGCCGTCTTTTTCAAATGATCTGTTGAAACAGGGTATTCAGTGGAAGCGGGTTCCTATGAATGCTCTTCTGAG GCGCTTTGCTCATTTGCTTTTGAAAAAAGACATTTCGTCTCCAGAGGTAAAGAAAGATTTGCTGAGGAGGGTGAAGAATGCCATTTCCTCCACTGCAGAACGTTTTTCTGGGTACATGCAAAAT GATGCCCATGAGTTCCTGAGCCAGTGTCTGGATCAGCTAAAGGAAGATGTGGAGAAGGTTAATAAGAGCTGCAGGATCGATTCTTCAGCCTGGGATGAGCCCCAGGGCACGCGACTTACAGAGGAAACGGATACCTCACGCATATACACATGTCCTGTTACTGTCAACATGGAATTTGAAGTGCAACACACAATCGTTTGCAAAAG CTGTGGGGAGGTGATAACAAAACGTGAACAGTTCAATGACCTGTCAATTGACCTGCCTCGCAAAAAGAAAACCCTTCCTCTAAGATCCATCCAGGATTCACTGGATCTTTTCTTCAGG ATGGAAGAAATTGAATATTCGTGTGAGAAATGTAACGGGAAATCTGCGAGTGTGGCACACAAATTCAGCAGACTTCCCAG GGTGCTGATTCTTCATCTGAAACGGTACAGTTACAATGCACAGCTGTCTCTGAACAGCAAGCTGGGGCAGCAGGTCCTAATTCCAAAGTACCTCACTCTTCTCTCCCACTGCACAGAGAATACGCGACCCCCTCTCAACCTGGGCTGGAGAGTCCAAACGGCCTT GTCTAGAACACTGAAAACGGCACAATCTGTGAACAACTCTACGCTACG GAAAGGTTCAGTAAAGTGCGAAAACACTGGAAACATCACATGTGACTCGGACAGCGAAGAGGAATTGATTCGGAAAGTTAGCCACAAACGTCGTCTGAGTGAATGTCTCACAGATGATGACAGGACAGAGGAG CTGCAGCAGAGTAGTCCCATGGATCAGTCAGAATTCACAGGCATGAATGATGATGAAATGCTGGCTGCAGTTCTTGAGATGAGTCGTCAAGATGCTGGCCCCAGTATCGATGATCCAACTAGCAGCCCTGACACGGGGTTTGGAGATACAGATGCTCAGGAGCTAACTCAGCATTTGGAACTTCTGGAAGGAGACAAAACATCTGGAG ACATGCTGGGCTCTTTGGACCTGACCATGGATGACAACAAAGAGAACCAGACTCCAGATGGTGGCCAGGGGGAGTTGGACTGGGCGCAGCAGTACAGTTTGGACCAAGAGCGTGAGGAGCAGGAGTTACAGCAGGCCCTTGCTCAGAGTCTACAGGAACAT GAGGCAAGGGAGATGAGGGAGGAGGATGATCTGAAGAGAGCAACAGAGCTCAGCTTGCAAG AGTTCAACAACTCTCTTCCTGATCTGCTGTGCTCCGATGATGACTCGGGAAATGAGGATGCTCTAGAAATGGAGTACAGTGAAGCAGAAGCTGAGGAGTTGAAAAGAAATGCTGAG AGTGGAGAGCTTGCCAACTCCTTCAGGCTCATCAGCGTCGTCAGTCACATCGGCACCAGCTCATCATCGG GCCACTACATAAGTGATGTTTATGACATGAAGAAACAGTCTTGGCTCACCTACAATGATTTAGATGTGTCCCGTACACAGGAGTCCACCATTCAAAGAGACCGAGACAGGAGTGGATACATATTCTTCTACATGCACAA GAACGTGTTTGAGGAGTTGTCCGAGTTGGAGAAAGCAGGAGGAAGCACTGATGCTAGCCGCACAGTTCTGCAACCTTTATAA
- the LOC128609030 gene encoding spermine oxidase-like, with protein MNTVSRDAKIVVVGAGFAGLAAAASLVQAGFQNVKILEAKERVGGRVCTTKPFTENIIELGANWIHGQDGNPLYQLAKEQDLLVEGIAANKMMCEPHSVSPRDYFFMEGGKQLSTNTVDQVCLLFNKLTSKAFESDLEEEHRALSLGDYLDASFAESPLAISKYGSKIFEWCKRIECTDEAASSLYEVSASQIGYYIALEGSFFNSLGPGGYQAILDILLKALPSGTILSNTAVKSIQWDSQGNKAKEEKHPVRVICENDQIIQADHVIVTVSLGVLKQQARTMFEPVLPKSKLDAIERLGFGTVDKIFLCFSERFWPEDCEGIQLVWDEGPEDKAVYSSQEEEDAWKMTWFKKICGFDTVARHPTVLCGWITGREALHMETLQDSEVGDICVRLLSSFTGWPVPDVYQVLISRWGHDPHVLGSYTFIPHWVNGVKEHEALAAPLPSCSRVPESKPLQVLFAGEATHVNFYTTTHGAYLSGVREAQRLIHHYSH; from the exons ATGAATACTGTATCCAGAGATGCCAAGATTGTGGTGGTGGGTGCAGGATTTGCAGGTTTGGCTGCAGCAGCCTCTTTGGTCCAGGCTGGATTTCAGAATGTCAAGATCCTTGAGGCTAAAGAGCGAGTAGGAGGAAGAGTTTGCACTACTAAACCATTTACAGAGAACATTATTGAACTTGGAGCTAACTGGATCCATGGACAGGATGGAAATCCTCTCTACCAATTAGCCAAAGAGCAAGACTTGCTGGTTGAGGGTATAGCAGCAAACAAGATGATGTGCGAGCCCCACTCTGTTAGTCCACGTGATTACTTTTTCATGGAAGGTGGGAAACAGCTTTCAACTAACACTGTTGATCAGGTGTGTCTCCTGTTCAACAAACTAACCTCGAAAGCCTTTGAGTCCGATCTGGAAGAGGAACATAGAGCCCTAAGTTTGGGGGATTATCTTGATGCGTCCTTTGCTGAATCACCTTTAGCTATCTCAAAATATGGATCAAAAATTTTTGAATGGTGCAAGAGAATTGAATGCACAGATGAAGCTGCTTCCTCTCTATATGAAGTGTCTGCATCTCAGATTGGTTATTACATTGCTCTTGAGGGAAGCTTTTTTAACTCCCTTGGTCCTGGTGGTTATCAAGCAATTTTAGACATTCTTCTGAAAGCCCTGCCTTCAGGAACTATTCTGAGCAATACAGCAGTGAAAAGCATCCAGTGGGACTCTCAGGGGAACAAGGCCAAAGAAGAGAAGCATCCTGTAAGAGTGATCTGTGAAAATGATCAGATCATTCAAGCTGACCATGTGATTGTGACTGTATCTCTGGGGGTTTTAAAACAACAAGCAAGAACCATGTTTGAACCAGTCTTACCAAAATCAAAGCTGGATGCTATTGAGAGACTCGGCTTTGGCACAGTGGACAAGATCTTCCTGTGTTTCAGTGAGCGATTTTGGCCAGAAGACTGTGAAGGAATCCAACTTGTTTGGGACGAGGGACCTGAAGATAAGGCAGTCTATAGCAGTCAAGAGGAAGAAGATGCCTGGAAAATGACATGGTTTAAAAAGATCTGCGGTTTTGATACTGTGGCCCGTCACCCTACAGTGCTCTGCGGCTGGATCACAGGCAGAGAGGCTCTTCATATGGAGACCCTGCAGGACAGTGAGGTTGGAGATATCTGTGTAAG aTTGCTCAGTTCCTTCACTGGCTGGCCTGTTCCTGATGTCTACCAAGTTCTGATCTCTAGGTGGGGTCACGACCCTCATGTACTAGGCTCCTATACATTCATTCCTCACTGGGTGAACGGGGTGAAAGAGCATGAGGCACTAGCAGCACCTCTTCCTTCTTGTAGTCGAGTCCCAGAGAGCAAG ccTCTGCAGGTGCTGTTTGCAGGTGAAGCAACTCATGTGAACTTCTACACCACCACCCATGGAGCCTATCTGTCAGGGGTCAGAGAAGCACAGAGACTCATTCACCACTACTCTCATTAA
- the usp37 gene encoding ubiquitin carboxyl-terminal hydrolase 37 isoform X2 — MTFLMSGRKLARPGAGFLAAYFRCEFSHSRHYSNNNITLGRHRRMPVKFSPGYIARSFGRVTRAYFFTPGRRFFFLLRDTGLICSSVHSAALMAVALPKLSSGGAVRIRFTSLDVGTTKWREGVFEVHERDNKSNLVLKFSSGGAPKHFQLSHNVKNVVLGPIHSQNRLSLTLKDSSVVILERLPITVAKKLKEYLEMIKQGKQTAYKRNQGSASFGLVLGNRTPQNDPGLSSSEKQITPRRSSLDNREENTPRKPLGSPSRVTSTPVRGGLSENRSEKRKRLMNSDTDLTEDYPKENDSSSNNKAISDTSRKFLHSYKEKQKQSEENRASAPLGSAPLQPSSFYGSRTGTKDYTQTHSLLDRPASTNQSPAAKRSLVLPNHSTPFKKVRSSLDYGGWNKLRPSALTQPQPPLQGFSNLGNTCYMNAILQSLFSLPSFSNDLLKQGIQWKRVPMNALLRRFAHLLLKKDISSPEVKKDLLRRVKNAISSTAERFSGYMQNDAHEFLSQCLDQLKEDVEKVNKSCRIDSSAWDEPQGTRLTEETDTSRIYTCPVTVNMEFEVQHTIVCKSCGEVITKREQFNDLSIDLPRKKKTLPLRSIQDSLDLFFRMEEIEYSCEKCNGKSASVAHKFSRLPRVLILHLKRYSYNAQLSLNSKLGQQVLIPKYLTLLSHCTENTRPPLNLGWRVQTALSRTLKTAQSVNNSTLRKGSVKCENTGNITCDSDSEEELIRKVSHKRRLSECLTDDDRTEELQQSSPMDQSEFTGMNDDEMLAAVLEMSRQDAGPSIDDPTSSPDTGFGDTDAQELTQHLELLEGDKTSGDMLGSLDLTMDDNKENQTPDGGQGELDWAQQYSLDQEREEQELQQALAQSLQEHEAREMREEDDLKRATELSLQEFNNSLPDLLCSDDDSGNEDALEMEYSEAEAEELKRNAESGELANSFRLISVVSHIGTSSSSGHYISDVYDMKKQSWLTYNDLDVSRTQESTIQRDRDRSGYIFFYMHKNVFEELSELEKAGGSTDASRTVLQPL, encoded by the exons ATGACTTTTCTTATGAGCGGCAGAAAACTCGCGAGACCGGGGGCAGGTTTTCTCGCCGCCTATTTCCGGTGTGAATTTTCACATTCCCGCCATTACTCCAACAACAACATAACGCTGGGCCGTCACCGCCGCATGCCGGTAAAATTTAGTCCAGGGTACATAGCGAGATCATTTGGGAGAGTTACTCGGGCTTATTTCTTTACGCCTGGAAGGAG gtttttttttttgttgagggaCACTGGACTCATCTGTTCATCTGTCCACTCCGCCGCACTAATGGCTGTTGCCTTGCCGAAACTGAGCAGTGGTGGTGCTGTCCGCATCCGCTTTACCAGCCTGGACGTGGGCACGACCAAATGGAGAGAGGGTGTATTTGAGGTCCACGAGAGAGACAACAAAAGCAATCTGGTGTTGAAGTTTAGCAGTGGTGGCGCACCAAAACATTTCCAG TTGAGCCACAATGTGAAGAATGTTGTTTTGGGGCCCATCCACAGTCAAAACCGCTTGTCGTTGACACTGAAGGACTCAAGTGTTGTCATTTTGGAAAGATTGCCCATCACGGTCGCCAAAAAACTGAAGGAATATCTGGAGATGATTAAACAAGGGAAGCAAACAG cttaTAAGAGAAATCAGGGAAGTGCCAGTTTTGGATTAGTTCTTGGGAACCGAACACCACAGAATGACCCAGGTTTATCTTCATCAGAAAAGCAG ATAACACCACGCAGGTCGAGTTTGGACAACAGAGAAGAGAACACACCACGAAAGCCTCTTGGGAGTCCAAGCAGAGTCACATCAACACCTGTTCGTGGTGGACTATCAGAAAACAG GagtgagaaaaggaaaaggTTGATGAACTCTGATACTGATTTAACTGAGGACTACCCCAAAGAAAATGACTCCTCTAG CAACAATAAGGCCATTTCAGACACTTCCCGGAAGTTTCTCCACagttacaaagaaaaacagaagcagTCCGAGGAGAACAGGGCTTCAG CTCCCCTTGGCTCTGCACCCCTTCAGCCATCATCCTTTTATGGCAGTAGAACAGGAACTAAagattacacacaaacacattcgcTACTGGACAG GCCTGCCAGTACAAACCAATCACCTGCAGCTAAAAGAAGCCTGGTGTTGCCCAATCACTCCACTCCCTTTAAGAAAGTCCGCTCATCTCTGGATTATGGAGGATGGAACAAGCTGAGACCCTCTGCTCTTACTCAGCCTCAGCCTCCATTACAAGG ATTCTCCAACCTGGGAAACACTTGCTACATGAATGCCATACTGCAATCACTGTTCAGCCTGCCGTCTTTTTCAAATGATCTGTTGAAACAGGGTATTCAGTGGAAGCGGGTTCCTATGAATGCTCTTCTGAG GCGCTTTGCTCATTTGCTTTTGAAAAAAGACATTTCGTCTCCAGAGGTAAAGAAAGATTTGCTGAGGAGGGTGAAGAATGCCATTTCCTCCACTGCAGAACGTTTTTCTGGGTACATGCAAAAT GATGCCCATGAGTTCCTGAGCCAGTGTCTGGATCAGCTAAAGGAAGATGTGGAGAAGGTTAATAAGAGCTGCAGGATCGATTCTTCAGCCTGGGATGAGCCCCAGGGCACGCGACTTACAGAGGAAACGGATACCTCACGCATATACACATGTCCTGTTACTGTCAACATGGAATTTGAAGTGCAACACACAATCGTTTGCAAAAG CTGTGGGGAGGTGATAACAAAACGTGAACAGTTCAATGACCTGTCAATTGACCTGCCTCGCAAAAAGAAAACCCTTCCTCTAAGATCCATCCAGGATTCACTGGATCTTTTCTTCAGG ATGGAAGAAATTGAATATTCGTGTGAGAAATGTAACGGGAAATCTGCGAGTGTGGCACACAAATTCAGCAGACTTCCCAG GGTGCTGATTCTTCATCTGAAACGGTACAGTTACAATGCACAGCTGTCTCTGAACAGCAAGCTGGGGCAGCAGGTCCTAATTCCAAAGTACCTCACTCTTCTCTCCCACTGCACAGAGAATACGCGACCCCCTCTCAACCTGGGCTGGAGAGTCCAAACGGCCTT GTCTAGAACACTGAAAACGGCACAATCTGTGAACAACTCTACGCTACG GAAAGGTTCAGTAAAGTGCGAAAACACTGGAAACATCACATGTGACTCGGACAGCGAAGAGGAATTGATTCGGAAAGTTAGCCACAAACGTCGTCTGAGTGAATGTCTCACAGATGATGACAGGACAGAGGAG CTGCAGCAGAGTAGTCCCATGGATCAGTCAGAATTCACAGGCATGAATGATGATGAAATGCTGGCTGCAGTTCTTGAGATGAGTCGTCAAGATGCTGGCCCCAGTATCGATGATCCAACTAGCAGCCCTGACACGGGGTTTGGAGATACAGATGCTCAGGAGCTAACTCAGCATTTGGAACTTCTGGAAGGAGACAAAACATCTGGAG ACATGCTGGGCTCTTTGGACCTGACCATGGATGACAACAAAGAGAACCAGACTCCAGATGGTGGCCAGGGGGAGTTGGACTGGGCGCAGCAGTACAGTTTGGACCAAGAGCGTGAGGAGCAGGAGTTACAGCAGGCCCTTGCTCAGAGTCTACAGGAACAT GAGGCAAGGGAGATGAGGGAGGAGGATGATCTGAAGAGAGCAACAGAGCTCAGCTTGCAAG AGTTCAACAACTCTCTTCCTGATCTGCTGTGCTCCGATGATGACTCGGGAAATGAGGATGCTCTAGAAATGGAGTACAGTGAAGCAGAAGCTGAGGAGTTGAAAAGAAATGCTGAG AGTGGAGAGCTTGCCAACTCCTTCAGGCTCATCAGCGTCGTCAGTCACATCGGCACCAGCTCATCATCGG GCCACTACATAAGTGATGTTTATGACATGAAGAAACAGTCTTGGCTCACCTACAATGATTTAGATGTGTCCCGTACACAGGAGTCCACCATTCAAAGAGACCGAGACAGGAGTGGATACATATTCTTCTACATGCACAA GAACGTGTTTGAGGAGTTGTCCGAGTTGGAGAAAGCAGGAGGAAGCACTGATGCTAGCCGCACAGTTCTGCAACCTTTATAA